Proteins encoded together in one Pangasianodon hypophthalmus isolate fPanHyp1 chromosome 18, fPanHyp1.pri, whole genome shotgun sequence window:
- the foxp2 gene encoding forkhead box protein P2 isoform X4 translates to MMSPQVITPQQMQQILQQQVLSPQQLQALLQQQQAVMLQQQHLQEFYKKQQEQLHLQLLQQQHPSKQAKEQQQQQQHQQQLAAQQLVFQQQLLQMQQLQQQQHLLSMQRQGLLSLPPGPGQSALPAQTLPPAGLSPAELQQLWKDVTSGHTMEDNGLKHSGLDLSTTNSSSTTSSNTSKASPPITHHPISNGQSPAINARRESSLHEETGALHSHSLYGHGVCKWPGCESICEDFGQFLKHLNSEHALDDRSTAQCRVQMQVVQQLEIQLSKERERLQAMMAHLHMRPSEPKPSPKPLNLVSSMTMSKNLPSVSPPNLPQTPTTPTTPITPVSQMPQVPSVLSPASVPSMGAMRRRHSDKYAMPLSSEIAPNYEFYKNADVRPPFTYATLIRQAIMDSKDMQLTLNEIYSWFTRTFAYFRRNAATWKNAVRHNLSLHKCFVRVENVKGAVWTVDEMEYQKRRSQKITGSPTLVKNLPPSLGYGAALNASLQAALAETSLPLLGNTGLMNSSASGLMGASPPGLLSGSPPVLLQSSTHDELNGSLDHLDTNGHSSPAYSPHIHMWQTLYLLYMATTKWKNCVLPPVHVKEEPLNMDDDDCPMSLVTTADHSPELDEERELEEGNLSEDLE, encoded by the exons CAACACTTGCAGGAGTTCTACAagaagcagcaggagcagcttCATCTCCAGCTTTTGCAACAACAGCACCCCAGCAAACAGGCAAAAGAG caacagcagcagcagcagcatcagcagcagttAGCGGCACAGCAGCTGGTCTTTCAGCAGCAGCTCCTGCAGATGCAGcagctccagcagcagcagcacttgCTCAGCATGCAGCGGCAGGGCCTGCTTTCTCTGCCCCCAGGCCCAGGACAGAGCGCCCTCCCTGCGCAGACTCTCCCGCCAG caggcCTGAGCCCCGCCGAGCTCCAGCAGTTGTGGAAGGACGTGACCAGCGGCCACACCATGGAGGATAATGGCCTGAAACACAGCGGCCTGGACCTCAGCACCACCAACTCTTCCTCCACTACCTCCTCCAACACCTCCAAAGCTTCTCCGCCAATCACCCATCACCCCATCTCCAACGGCCAGTCCCCGGCCATCAACGCCCGCAGAGAGAG CTCGTTACATGAAGAGACTGGAGCGTTACACTCACATTCCCTCTATGGTCATGGCGTGTGCAAATGGCCGGGCTGTGAGAGCATCTGCGAGGACTTCGGACAGTTTTTGAA GCACCTTAACAGTGAGCACGCTCTAGACGACAGGAGCACAGCACAGTGCCGGGTCCAAATGCAGGTGGTACAGCAACTAGAGATACAG CTTTCTAAAGAACGTGAGCGTCTTCAGGCAATGATGGCCCACTTGCACATGCGGCCCTCAGAGCCCAAGCCATCTCCTAAACCG TTGAATCTAGTGTCAAGCATGACCATGTCGAAGAACCTGCCATCGGTGTCACCCCCAAACCTGCCCCAGACCCCCACCACCCCCACCACCCCTATCACACCAGTGAGCCAGATGCCCCAGGTGCCCTCCGTCCTGAGCCCCGCCAGCGTGCCGAGCATGGGCGCCATGCGCAGACGCCACTCTGACAAGTACGCCATGCCGCTATCCTCAG aaATAGCCCCAAACTATGAGTTTTATAAGAACGCTGATGTCAGACCACCGTTCACATATGCAACGCTCATCAGGCAG GCTATCATGGATTCGAAAGACATGCAGTTAACACTTAATGAAATCTACAGCTGGTTCACGCGCACCTTTGCCTACTTCAGACGCAACGCTGCCACTTGGAAG AATGCAGTGCGCCACAACCTCAGTCTGCACAAGTGTTTTGTGCGGGTGGAGAATGTGAAAGGAGCAGTGTGGACAGTGGATGAGATGGAGTACCAGAAACGCAGATCTCAGAAGATAACAGG GAGCCCGACACTGGTGAAGAACCTGCCGCCCAGTCTGGGTTATGGAGCAGCTCTTAATGCAAGCCTGCAG GCGGCTCTGGCAGAGACCTCTTTGCCCTTGCTGGGTAACACAGGTTTGATGAACAGCAGCGCGTCAGGTCTGATGGGTGCCAGTCCTCCAGGATTGCTGAGTGGAAGCCCACCTGTCCTTTTACAGAGCAGCACCCATGACGAGCTCAACGGCTCCCTCGATCACCTCGACACCAACGGTCACAGCAGCCCCGCCTACTCCCCACACATCCACAT GTGGCAGACGCTGTATCTCCTTTACATGGCCACTACAAAATGGAAGAATTGTGTTTT GCCTCCAGTTCACGTCAAGGAGGAGCCACTCAACATGGACGATGATGACTGTCCAATGTCACTGGTGACGACAGCCGATCACAGTCCAGAGCTGGATGAGGAACGAGAGCTCGAGGAGGGAAACCTGTCAGAGGACTTAGAGTGA